One Apostichopus japonicus isolate 1M-3 chromosome 7, ASM3797524v1, whole genome shotgun sequence genomic region harbors:
- the LOC139969671 gene encoding uncharacterized protein, which translates to MKYLCVLAVILLTSTAVTAVIREIAQDCFVDCTARYAPVCGSDGNSYNNECELEGFAGCRNTPDLVKVKDGPCDVGTVVTLDSFEWDVKVPKAKLDAKSAITLNVFAELAKGSDSVSGKNLWKVGIFGSEWEDGYGDKYGYVNQILTTKQASKRAEKGNMLKLKNLQARFDISQIGCGAVAFFCVELARDRDSPVNFELRAGIVFGSIVACRRRECLRPNITMETESDLPPTCFESCPPPEILGGVVCGNNSVQYDSFCELTKAARCQRVAVRFETLGECPPVSDKVHLSFQQVRWDVMMLERFRLNEPIGIRLNISVDVQENSEEIIGGTNLWRIAIYGSRDYYGDHENEKIGFNPQILDESDALHSPDIIPGRTLVFPLITTQFDLSAIGCGDYRYLCVTIAKSADSVPNFEISNNENKRKVVTCRIIRCINREPLPPPPTAWLRCLKWNVTNERVLEGKGYEVAFKVNIEPFNDTDTIYGTDLWRIGLFLSNATSGVMTRAQYQPDVLSEEDKAIPLIRGQNLLFTGLHGVLDVDGLGCPGVSLQYACLEFAKGESPSPYFYLPLGPSRAIIACKTINCHPISQATDD; encoded by the exons ATGAAGTATCTATGTGTTCTCGCTGTTATTCTGTTAACTTCGACGGCCGTTACAGCTGTCATCCGTGAAATAG CGCAAGACTGCTTCGTTGATTGTACGGCGCGCTATGCACCCGTATGCGGTTCAGACGGGAACTCTTACAACAACGAATGTGAACTCGAGGGATTTGCTGGATGTCGAAATACACCCGATTTGGTCAAAGTAAAGGATGGACCATGTGACGTCG GAACTGTTGTAACTCTGGATTCTTTCGAATGGGATGTGAAAGTCCCCAAAGCAAAACTAGATGCAAAGAGCGCCATCACTCTCAACGTTTTCGCGGAATTAGCAAAAGGTAGCGATTCGGTAAGCGGTAAGAATTTATGGAAAGTTGGCATTTTCGGCAGTGAATGGGAGGATGGTTATGGCGATAAATATGGATACGTCAACCAAATCTTGACGACAAAGCAAGCCTCTAAGAGAGCGGAGAAAGGGAATATGTTGAAACTCAAAAATCTACAGGCTCGGTTTGATATAAGCCAGATCGGATGTGGCGCTGTCGCCTTCTTCTGCGTCGAACTTGCAAGGGACAGGGATTCACCGGTCAATTTCGAACTGAGAGCTGGCATCGTGTTCGGCAGTATCGTCGCCTGCCGAAGACGCGAATGTCTACGGCCAAACATTACCATGGAAACCGAGAGTG ATTTGCCGCCAACTTGTTTCGAGTCGTGTCCTCCGCCTGAGATTCTTGGTGGCGTCGTTTGTGGGAACAACAGTGTTCAGTACGACAGCTTTTGTGAGTTAACAAAGGCAGCACGCTGTCAACGTGTCGCGGTCAGATTTGAAACCTTGGGAGAATGTCCACCTG TTTCAGATAAGGTTCACCTATCTTTTCAACAAGTCCGATGGGACGTCATGATGCTCGAAAGGTTCCGACTCAACGAACCAATTGGTATACGCCTCAATATATCGGTGGATGTACAAGAGAACAGCGAAGAGATCATAGGAGGAACGAATTTATGGCGGATTGCCATTTACGGTAGCCGAGATTACTATGGTGACCACGAAAACGAAAAGATCGGCTTCAATCCTCAGATCTTagacgagtccgacgccttacaTTCACCCGACATTATCCCAGGACGTACTCTTGTTTTCCCGCTGATTACGACACAGTTTGATCTCAGCGCCATCGGTTGCGGTGATTATCGGTATCTGTGTGTAACAATCGCGAAGTCTGCTGACTCTGTGCCAAATTTCGAAATATCCAATAATGAAAACAAGAGAAAAGTAGTGACCTGCCGCATTATACGATGTATCA ATCGAGAACCACTACCTCCACCACCGACGGCCTGGCTGCGGTGCTTAAAATGGAATGTGACTAATGAGAGGGTGCTTGAAGGTAAAGGTTACGAAGTGGCGTTTAAAGTGAACATCGAGCCATTTAACGACACAGATACCATATATGGTACCGATCTCTGGCGGATCGGTCTATTCCTCTCCAATGCTACCAGTGGTGTCATGACGCGTGCGCAGTATCAACCTGATGTACTTTCGGAAGAGGATAAGGCCATACCTCTCATCCGAGGCCAAAATCTCCTTTTCACTGGTCTGCATGGTGTGTTAGATGTAGATGGGTTAGGTTGCCCTGGTGTTAGTCTTCAGTACGCATGCCTGGAGTTCGCCAAGGGGGAATCCCCTTCACCATATTTCTATCTCCCACTTGGCCCTAGTCGCGCAATAATCGCTTGCAAAACGATAAATTGTCATCCAATATCTCAAGCCACCGATGACTAG
- the LOC139969694 gene encoding uncharacterized protein isoform X1, with translation MYYSFIFPPRFVAILMTFCWQVPPSMSDCNITISTNGGNITSPNYPDEYGSHVTCWYLVIAPYLTTVTLSFSSFEIEAGSSWFGGRCRYDSLSIHDGMSSSDTTIKTLCGYSVPTPTTSTGNAMFLLFTSDHNLGGRGFLARATFNSIYPEVLPTTSNTQTDIGSTDETTQSDTPQERSSEFVVTDSRDETTTQQVSTGHDVALIQESSVLSLGEKNGFNLPVQVSIASAGFNVLLITIVAVSCLLTRKRNSVPLATTNLLLLRDRAPLPDPPLSPACKLEYEEPTEARNNGHDRQSDDCDSPTSTSFKCSYFKPDRVISERTNQQLGLVVDLKVQSRLDSENVENRDKCTRKIVADVSRVTVASNPSEMSHHYSQSIDRRITHSDYLQLDDENYNSIERPTTGKCSALDHSSHSIEREISNSVETGITFKETLSHSDEKADHIESVYYEESFYEELS, from the exons ATGTATTACAGTTTCATATTCCCACCAAGATTTGTGGCGATTTTAATGACATTCTGCTGGCAAGTTCCACCCTCAATGTCAG ACTGTAACATCACCATTTCAACCAATGGGGGCAACATTACGTCACCAAACTATCCCGACGAGTACGGTAGTCACGTGACGTGCTGGTACTTGGTCATCGCGCCATATTTAACAACGGTGACGCTCTCCTTCAGCTCGTTTGAAATCGAAGCAGGTTCCTCGTGGTTTGGTGGACGGTGTCGGTACGACAGTCTATCG ATACATGACGGTATGTCCTCATCTGATACCACTATAAAGACTCTTTGTGGGTACAGTGTCCCAACACCAACCACCAGCACGGGGAATGCcatgttccttctttttacAAGTGACCATAATCTCGGAGGGAGAGGTTTCCTCGCTCGTGCAACTTTTAATTCCATTTACCCGGAGGTATTGCCTACTACTAGTAACACCCAAACGGATATAG GTTCGACCGATGAAACTACTCAGTCTGACACACCACAAGAAAGATCCTCCGAATTCGTTGTGACAg ATTCGAGAGACGAAACAACTACACAACAGGTGTCCACTGGCCATGATGTTGCACTGATACAAG AATCATCGGTGCTTTCCCTTGGAGAAAAGAACGGTTTCAATCTCCCAGTGCAAGTATCGATTGCATCAGCTGGTTTCAATGTCTTGTTAATTACAATAGTCGCCGTTTCGTGCCTGTTAACAAGAAAACGAAACTCTGTACCACTAGCGACTACAAACTTGTTGTTACTGAGAGACAGAGCACCCCTTCCGGACCCTCCTCTCTCTCCTGCATGCAAGCTCGAATATGAAGAACCGACTGAAGCACGGAACAATGGTCATGACCGCCAGTCAGATGACTGCGATTCTCCTACGAGTACTAGTTTCAAGTGTTCTTACTTTAAACCGGATCGAGTTATTTCCGAAAGGACAAATCAGCAATTAGGTTTAGTGGTCGATCTAAAAGTCCAATCACGGTTAGATAGTGAAAATGTGGAGAATCGAGACAAATGCACAAGAAAGATTGTTGCGGATGTCAGTCGCGTGACAGTAGCATCGAATCCAAGCGAGATGAGTCACCACTACTCACAGTCGATCGACAGGAGGATTACTCACAGTGATTACTTGCAGTTAGATGATGAGAATTATAATTCGATTGAAAGACCGACTACTGGAAAGTGTTCCGCACTCGATCATTCTTCCCACTCGATAGAAAGGGAAATTTCGAATTCGGTGGAAACCGGAATTACTTTCAAAGAGACACTTAGTCATTCCGATGAAAAGGCTGATCACATTGAAAGTGTTTATTATGAAGAAAGTTTCTATGAGGAACTATCATAA
- the LOC139969694 gene encoding uncharacterized protein isoform X2, which produces MYYSFIFPPRFVAILMTFCWQVPPSMSDCNITISTNGGNITSPNYPDEYGSHVTCWYLVIAPYLTTVTLSFSSFEIEAGSSWFGGRCRYDSLSIHDGMSSSDTTIKTLCGYSVPTPTTSTGNAMFLLFTSDHNLGGRGFLARATFNSIYPEVLPTTSNTQTDIDSRDETTTQQVSTGHDVALIQESSVLSLGEKNGFNLPVQVSIASAGFNVLLITIVAVSCLLTRKRNSVPLATTNLLLLRDRAPLPDPPLSPACKLEYEEPTEARNNGHDRQSDDCDSPTSTSFKCSYFKPDRVISERTNQQLGLVVDLKVQSRLDSENVENRDKCTRKIVADVSRVTVASNPSEMSHHYSQSIDRRITHSDYLQLDDENYNSIERPTTGKCSALDHSSHSIEREISNSVETGITFKETLSHSDEKADHIESVYYEESFYEELS; this is translated from the exons ATGTATTACAGTTTCATATTCCCACCAAGATTTGTGGCGATTTTAATGACATTCTGCTGGCAAGTTCCACCCTCAATGTCAG ACTGTAACATCACCATTTCAACCAATGGGGGCAACATTACGTCACCAAACTATCCCGACGAGTACGGTAGTCACGTGACGTGCTGGTACTTGGTCATCGCGCCATATTTAACAACGGTGACGCTCTCCTTCAGCTCGTTTGAAATCGAAGCAGGTTCCTCGTGGTTTGGTGGACGGTGTCGGTACGACAGTCTATCG ATACATGACGGTATGTCCTCATCTGATACCACTATAAAGACTCTTTGTGGGTACAGTGTCCCAACACCAACCACCAGCACGGGGAATGCcatgttccttctttttacAAGTGACCATAATCTCGGAGGGAGAGGTTTCCTCGCTCGTGCAACTTTTAATTCCATTTACCCGGAGGTATTGCCTACTACTAGTAACACCCAAACGGATATAG ATTCGAGAGACGAAACAACTACACAACAGGTGTCCACTGGCCATGATGTTGCACTGATACAAG AATCATCGGTGCTTTCCCTTGGAGAAAAGAACGGTTTCAATCTCCCAGTGCAAGTATCGATTGCATCAGCTGGTTTCAATGTCTTGTTAATTACAATAGTCGCCGTTTCGTGCCTGTTAACAAGAAAACGAAACTCTGTACCACTAGCGACTACAAACTTGTTGTTACTGAGAGACAGAGCACCCCTTCCGGACCCTCCTCTCTCTCCTGCATGCAAGCTCGAATATGAAGAACCGACTGAAGCACGGAACAATGGTCATGACCGCCAGTCAGATGACTGCGATTCTCCTACGAGTACTAGTTTCAAGTGTTCTTACTTTAAACCGGATCGAGTTATTTCCGAAAGGACAAATCAGCAATTAGGTTTAGTGGTCGATCTAAAAGTCCAATCACGGTTAGATAGTGAAAATGTGGAGAATCGAGACAAATGCACAAGAAAGATTGTTGCGGATGTCAGTCGCGTGACAGTAGCATCGAATCCAAGCGAGATGAGTCACCACTACTCACAGTCGATCGACAGGAGGATTACTCACAGTGATTACTTGCAGTTAGATGATGAGAATTATAATTCGATTGAAAGACCGACTACTGGAAAGTGTTCCGCACTCGATCATTCTTCCCACTCGATAGAAAGGGAAATTTCGAATTCGGTGGAAACCGGAATTACTTTCAAAGAGACACTTAGTCATTCCGATGAAAAGGCTGATCACATTGAAAGTGTTTATTATGAAGAAAGTTTCTATGAGGAACTATCATAA